The window GTCATTTTTTTCCTCTCCAGCGTAAAGTAAAGCATGCATATTGTTTGGAGAGTGGAGTATCTCCCAACCAATCAAGTCTTTCAAAGACCGAAATTGGAATCCATCCCAGATATGAAATGAGTCTTTTATGAGTGGGAAATAAGCCATTTCAGTATACCGTAGATTCAATTGTGCACAAGCATGGTCTAAAAGTGACTATCTACTGAGTTGTCCTTGCCTTGACTTGTGATACAAGTACTTCTAGTTTGCGAAACACTTTTTCTTGTGTAACTGGAAAGCATATATGTACCGCTCTATTatatataaataagtaaataagGTCTAATTAGAATTTTGACAACCctttgagaaggcgttcaaggggTTCTCAAATGTAACATAAAAGTAAAATATTCAGTTCATGAAGGTTTTATTGTATGTAATTATTTAGGTGTTGATGCAAAACAACCAAGCAAAACAATGTGTATATCTAAAGGCCTGTTATTTTATTGTTTTTTTCTTATTTATCAAAAACAGGCCTGTTTTTATTGGGGGTCTTTTCTTCTGCTCCctggtatttcgcgaaaaaacgcacTCAATCCGAACAAAGCCTAACGGTCAAATCAAGGAGAATTATGCTCCCGGTGATCGGAAGGATGCTTCTCGAGACCTGGCAAAGAGAAGGTTTACAAGGCTGCGGCCATAAATTTTTTGAATGATCTTTCTTTGAGTACTGATTTTTTAATgatcttctttttctttttgggttATCTACACAAGGATGCTTTTGTGCATGGAGCCTTTCTTATTTAACTAATCGGTGTTTGGTTATATTAGCAACAGACATCTTGAACTTAAGTAGTCCACTACTATTGCAAAAGCACTCCTCACACTTCCAAACTGGTCCCGGAAGTACTGAGCTTTCATTCCAGGGAGTCTCTGCCGCAGTCCATCATTGGAGCGTGCATGCACAAATACTATTCAGACATGTTCATAAAACAAAACATTTTTCTTTGACGAAAGGCTTAGCTTTTCGCTTTCAGAATTGAATATGTTTATAGGGGATGGGTGGGAATGTTTGTTCTTTTGTGCGTGTGCATGAGCGTGCTGAACCAAAGATCATACCGTGATCGATGATCCAGTGAACTGCTTCTTGACACTTTCTTCGCATATAATCAATTTTCATAAGCACAGTCAACATTTCTCTCATTCCTTATCAACAagcaagcatgcatgcatgcacggacATGAACACTGACGAATTCTCTCCCAAGAAACCAAAGAAAACAGAGCACGGAGAGAGCAAGCGAGTGAGAGGAAAACAGAAGGAGGTGACTCTGAGTGAGTGACGCAATCTAATTCTAACCCTCGATTCGAATACTAACAGCCGCTTGATCACATCCACACTTCTTGATCGAAGCCGACGTCGGAGCACTGGTCGAAGAGATCGACGCcaatgtcgccgccgccgccgctaccggaCAAGATGCTGGCCCAGTCCATGTCGATGATGGCGTCGACCTGGAAGAGGTCGAGGGGGTCCGGCCAGTCCACGTCGGCGCCGCCGGGCGTCGCGGcggaggccgaggccgaggcggacgaggaggagcagggggacGGCGACACGGCCGACGCGGTGGAGGCAGAGCAGGTGGCGCCCTGCTTCGGCTCGGCGCTCGTCAGCGCCTCCTCCTCGGCGCTAGCGCCGGTGCCGTAGCCGGCCGATTCTTGGGACGAGGCTTTGCCGTCGCAGTGGGGGTCCTGCTGCGGGTCCTGGAGGGGgtcggcgcgggaggcggcgacgggCTGGTGCGTGACGGGGTCGAGGCccatcttcttgagcttcttcctGATGTGGGTGTTCCAGTGGTTCTTGATCTCGTTGTCCGTCCTGCCCGGCAGCCGCGCCGCGATCTTGGACCATCTGCGCCGCAGCACAAGAACAGAATTCACGACGCGAACATGCAGAAAAATGTCCGGACTCCGGATGGGAGGAATCGAGCTGGACACACACCTGTTGCCGAGCTGCGAGTGGAGGTCGATGACGAGCTTCTCCTCGTCGTCGGAGAGGAGGCCACGCTTGAGGTCGGGGCGCAGGTAGTTGGTCCACCGCAGGCggcagctcttgccgcacctcagcAGCCCTGCATGCGATTGAGAGTCTGAGACCAAATGTATGCGTTTGCAGGGTGGCCGAGCCGAACCGTCGCCATGCATATACGGGTGTAAGCGTCGCTGACCTGCGAGCTTGGGGACGAGCCTCCAGCAGCAATGGCCGTGGGAGAGGAGGAAGGCGACGAGCTTCTGGTCCTCCTCCGCCGTCCACGGCCCCTTCTTCAGGCCCACCTTCTCGCAGCACGGCTGCCTGCCCATCTCTGTCGGTCGAGCCGGACGAGCACCAGTGAGCGAGCGAGCTGAGCTGGGAAGGGAGGCGGCAGGGGCAGGCGCTTGCTCGAGTCTCGAGGGAATCAGTCAGTCCCAGGAGGAAGAAGTTTGGCCTTAATGTGGGAGCGGAGGCGCGTAGCGGGGGATTAATAGGTGCGGCCGGAAGTGGAAAGGGGCCACGCGCACGTGGCGAGCAGAGCCCCAGTACGTGTGAGCCGGCCTCTGCTCGCTCTGAATCTCATCAACCGGCCTCGGCCTCACCCACACAGGTGGACCATGCATGCATATACGCATGGTGTTTCATTCTGCTAGGCGGTGCACCCGACCACGGATTAGCAGCAGGAGAAAACGGGCCACGGATTACCAGGCACGTACTACGTGGACCTTGCTTGCTAATCACCGCGGCGGTATATATCTACCTATCGGAGAATAAAGGGGGGCTGAATGAACCGTGGGAGGCTCGGAAACGTGTGGATTTTCGCACAAACTTTGTACCGTGCCCAACACGTGAACATAGGGATTTGAACCCGGGGTATACTGTTGAAAATTTAGAGAAGTGACCACCGATGTTTACGAGGCATAGCTGACACTGGTGAACTTGCTCGCCGGTCAGCAGTACAACGACGACTGTAGTTTGCACAGGAGTGCGGGCTATGTTAACGTGGAAAAACCCGAAAATTTCCTGGCCACCCCAACCGGAAAGAAGCTGTCTTGCACGCAGCGCGCCACTGTGACGCGATGTCCACGGCTCACGACACGGGTATACCAGCGAGCGTCTGATGGCCACCGGCGACAAGGGTCCGTCCGTCCTTGGCTCCTGCTCCGTGACAAACCTTGCAAGCACGCGATGCGCTCTTACTTGCTCGGCTCAGATCGGTGTCACGACGGGTAACCCCTGACCGTGACCATCGACCAAACGAGCCGTGTCCTGCACTGCAGCATCAGAGGAAAAGGGGTAGTACTACTTACAACCGACTGCCGCTAACTCCAGCCAATGAGTTGCAGCCATGAAGCGACGAACGAAATGCACAAGCGCTTGCATGGAGTTGACAGTAAATATGTTTTGACTTTAGACAGACAAATTAAATTTTTAGATGATAAACGTCGCAATCTACACCACTGCTACATATATATGGGTTACAACACAAGATCCAACGGACAATCTGCCCCTAACCGTTGAGATAAACTCCAGGTTCCGGTTTGGCAGCGAGTTAACTGGTTAAAGCCGCTTGGCGCTCAGGCCTGTACAGCGAAATCAGCCGAGCCGCAGCACTCCAGGTGTACACTATTCTACATCATCCATGTTGTGCTCTAGCTTAGGATGGGTGTTGTTGCGCTAGCTTTGGATGGGTCGCCGCGTAAATCGACGAGGTTGGATCGGTCTTGAGGTGGGACAGGAGATGCTGCACGTCAGGC is drawn from Triticum dicoccoides isolate Atlit2015 ecotype Zavitan chromosome 6B, WEW_v2.0, whole genome shotgun sequence and contains these coding sequences:
- the LOC119321727 gene encoding protein ODORANT1-like codes for the protein MGRQPCCEKVGLKKGPWTAEEDQKLVAFLLSHGHCCWRLVPKLAGLLRCGKSCRLRWTNYLRPDLKRGLLSDDEEKLVIDLHSQLGNRWSKIAARLPGRTDNEIKNHWNTHIRKKLKKMGLDPVTHQPVAASRADPLQDPQQDPHCDGKASSQESAGYGTGASAEEEALTSAEPKQGATCSASTASAVSPSPCSSSSASASASAATPGGADVDWPDPLDLFQVDAIIDMDWASILSGSGGGGDIGVDLFDQCSDVGFDQEVWM